TGCTTGAGGATGCTCTGGGCATCCTGGCTCAGGGCATTGTTGCGGGTGCGCTCGAGGGCGAGCTGGTTGTTGAGCTTGCGGGCCTGATCCGACAAACTGACCAACTGAATCTGCAGACTGCGCATCTCGGCCGTGCGCTGCCAGAGCCAGAGGTTGAGCCCACTCCAACCCAACAAAACCAGCAGTACCACCACCGGAATCCATGCCGGTAGGGACAGGGTTCGAGGGGCTGCGCCGGTGCGGGCTAACCACAGGGTGTAACGCACGGGGTGACGTCGAAGCGGCATCAGGTGCTATAAGTAACGCGGCCCTGTGATTAAAGTCAAGACTCTTTAATCCGTTACGTTAAAGTTCTCATCCGGGGCTCTTGTGTGAATTGGCTTCGTAATGGGCCAATTTTCATCATCCAGGGCTATGCCAAAATGAGACTTGGCTTGCAGCAGGGCGGCGTTACATGAAAAAAGCTAGATTGTGGCAGGCATTTCATGCGTGGAAACCGCGCTCAGGCGAACTCTTCTGCGACCACCATGGTCACATCAATGGCCCTTTGCACGGCCTGATCCTTGGCCTCGAGGATTACCTGCTCGGCTCGTGTGCGCTGGGCGATAATCCCACAGATGCAGGCCGCCGCAAACCCATATACGTTGCCCATTTTGAATAAAGTTCCGGCTTCCATCTCGTAGTTGAGTATGTTCAGGTGGCGGTATTCTTCGGTGATGCCCTGGAGGCTGCGCAAGAGATGGGGATTGGCCGAGCCGGTGCGCTCTTGTCCTTCGTAAAAGGTATCTACCGAGGCCGTCACGCCCAGGGCGTAGTCGATGCCCAAGCGTTTGGCCGCTTCTACCAGGGCTACGGTCAGGAAAGGATCGGCGCTGGCGGGATACTCCGGCGGTGCGATATCGTTGGCCGCACCCTGGCGGCACAAGGCGGCTTTGGAGATGACGACGCTGCCGGGCCGAACCCCCTCCTGGATGGAACCGCTGGTGCCAACCCGGATGATGGTGCGGATACCGACCTGTACCAACTCATTGACCACAATGCTTAAGCTGGGGGCCCCCATGCCGCTGGTGGCCGAGAGGATGGGGCGCCCATTGGGTAAAAATCCCAAATAGCTATTGAGCCCGCGGTTTTCCGAGAGGGTCTTGACCCGGCTTAGCTTGGTTTGGGCAATAAGGGCGGCCCGGTGGGGGTCGCCGCTCAGGATGGCCAGGGTGGGAGGGGCATCGCCTAGGTCTTCGGGTCCAAAGCCGATGTGGTAAAGGTCTGCCATGCGCTTATTATCGCACTCCTTGGGTGGCTTGGCTCAAGCAACCCGCTCAGCGATAGATCCGATTTGACCCCAGGACGGGCATTCTTCTTTATGCTCATGGAATGGAACGCGTTGTCGCGAGGGCTGGCAAGGACAAAAAAGTGCGCAATTTCTACCCGGGGCTGTTTGCCGACGAACTCGAGGCGGTACCCGACAAGCCGGGTGTGGTGCAGGTGTTTTCCTCTCAGAACGACCTCCTGGGGGTGGGCTACTACGACCCCAGAAGCCGCGTAGCGCTACGGGTCTACCGCTTTGAGCAGGGGCCGCTGGATAAGAAATTCTTTCTCCATCGTTTTGCGCGGGCCAAGGAAAAACGAGCCAAACTGGGCGATTTTCACCGACTGGTACACGCCGAGGCCGATGGGTTGCCGGGGCTGGTGGTGGATCGCTTTGGGGGGGTATTGGTGGTGCAGGTGCGCAACCGGGCCATGGAGGCTCTGCGTGAGTTCTGGATGCCTGCTCTCATCGAGGTGGCCGAGCCGCGGGGGCTCTACGAGCGCTCCGACATGGACAGCCGCCGGCAAGAGGGGCTGCCCGAGCAGGTCGGCGTCCTGTATGGAGAAGTGCCGCCGATGTTGGAAGTGCACGAAGATGGGCTGGTGTTCCAGATTCCCCTGGCCCTGGCGCAAAAAACCGGCTACTACCTGGATCAGCGCGAGAACCGCCGGTTGTTGGAGCAGATGATTCGGCCAAATGAGCGTGTGCTGGACGTGTATAGCTACGTGGGGGCCTTTGCGCTGCGGGCGGCCCGCCAGGGAGCCTACGCCCTGGCGGTGGACAAAGACCTGGAAGCCCTGGGGGTGCTGGATCGCACCGCCTCCAAGCTGGGGCTACGGGTCGATATTCGCCAGGGGGATGCCCTGGAAGTCTTGGAAAGCCTGGCTCGAAGTAAGACCCCTCCCTTCCAGCATGTGCTGCTCGACCCTCCGACGCTGGTCAAGAAGCCGGACGAACTGCCCAGGGTCAAGCGGCTCTTAGTGGACTTGCTGCGGCCCGCTTTGCGGCTGTTGGACGTTGAGGGGTGGCTATGGCTCTCGAGCTGTGCTTACTACCTGGGGGTGGAGGAACTGCTCGAGGTCACGCGCCGGGCTGCCGCCGATGAAGGCCGCCGCCTGCGGGTTCATGCCATCCACTACAACCCCCCCGACCACCCCTGGAGCCTGCACGTGCCGGAATCGCTCTACCTCAAGACCGTTATCTTCCAGGACGACCCCCTATAGCCTGGTCAGGATCGCTACGGTCGAACGTCACAGATATGGCTAAACTGAAGCCATGAAACAAGACCTGCCCATCCGCCACGACATTCTCGTCCAGGTGGAGGTGGTGTACGCCGAACAACACTCGAGGCCGGGGCAGCATGTGTTTGTCTACTTCATTACCCTGGAAAACCGGGGCCATGAGACCGTACAGCTGTTGCGCCGTGAATGGTTCATTTACGACGGCAACGGCGAGGTTAGGCATGTGCAGGGCGAGGGGGTGGTGGGCGAACAACCCATCCTCGAGCCGGGGCAAAGCTATCAGTACAATAGCTTCTGCCCCATCGCCTCCCCGCCGGGTTCCATGCAGGGGTACTACACCTTCCAAAACACCTTAGGCCGGCTATTCCACGTTCAGATCCCGACCTTTGCGCTCAGGCTGCCAGAGGCAAACCCCCGCACCCTCAACTAGAGGTAGGGTTATGGCCTCGCCATCCCGGCAAAAACCTTTGGCAACGGCTCTACTGTTCGGCCGGGGTGGTCAGGTGATCCAAGACCCGGGGCGCATCTGCGCTGGCGGCCCGCCGCAAGCGATCCATGATGGCCCGGCCCAAACCTTCCTCGGGCACAGGCTCGGCATAGATGACCTCCAAACCCAGTCGGTCAAGCTGATGTAGGGCTTCAAATAGGTGGGCGGCAGCCTCGAGCAGGTTGCCGGTAGGGGACAACACCTTGACCACCTTGAACCCCTTGGGCACCTGCTGGAAAGCCAGATAACCCGCCCTCTTGCGAAGCCCTGGAGGGATGGCTTCCGGGGGCGCAATCCGAATGGGGGTGCGGGGGGCATAGTGCTGGGGTAACTGGCCGGGCACCAGCGGATTTTCGCTTGGCCCGACCTGCAATTCCAGCGAGCCCAGTACTGTCTCTAACTCCTCGAGCGTTACCGCGCCATAGCGCAGCAAAACCGGCTTTTCGGCCAGCAACACAATGGTAGACTCTACCCCGAACTCGGTAGAACCTCCGTCCAGGATGAGGTCTACGCGCTCTCCCAACATACGCTCGACATGCTCGGCGCGGGTGGGGCTCAGGTAGCCAAAAGGATTGGCGCTGGGCGCGGCAACCGGCACAAGGGCCCGCCGGATCAGCGCCTGGGCCACCGGGTGCGCCGGCATCCGCACCGCTACCGTGGGCAGCCCGGCGGTTACGATGCCCGGCACCTGCTCCGACTTGGGCAGAACGAGCGTAAGGGGGCCGGGCCAGAAGCGCGACATTAGCTTCTCGGCCACTTCTGGAACCTCCCGCACCACCTGCTGTAGCATCTGCCGATCCGATACGTGCACGATGAGGGGGTCAAAACTAGGACGTTGTTTGGCTGCAAAGATTTTGGCCACAGCCGTCGCATCCAGGGCGTTGGCTCCCAGGCCATACACGGTCTCGGTAGGAAAGGCCACCAGCCCGCCGCTACGGATGATCTGGGCGGCGCGCTCGAGGTTTTCGGGGGTGGGGGGCACAACCATATAACCTGCACATCATAGCAAAAATCTCTTTGGCCGCGTCCGAGCGGCAAAGCCAAACTGAGCGTTTCCACACCGGAGGGCTGTGGGGCAAAGGGTAGACTAAGATCATGAGCTGGCTGCAACGCCTCAAAGAAGGCCTGAGCAAAACCCGCGACAACCTGACCAAAGCCATACCCTGGAGCCAAAACCCCGAGGAAGTGCTGGAGGAACTCGAGTTCGCCCTCATTGCGGCCGATGTGGGTGTGGAGGCTACCCAGGAGATACTGGAGGAAGTGCGCCAGTCGGGCAAAAAAGACCTGCGCGAAGCCCTCAAGCAAGCTCTCACGGTGCAGCTCGAGCCCGACCGCTTCCGGGCCAAAATCCGCAAGGCCGGCTTTAACCCGAGCGCCAAAAAATCCACCGTGGAACCCCAGGGGAAGGTCATTCTGATGGTGGGGGTGAACGGGGTGGGCAAGACCACCACCATCGCCAAACTGGGGCAGTACTACCAAAGCAAGGGCAAGCGCGTGATGTTTTGTGCGGGCGATACCTTCCGGGCGGCGGGTGGGGCCCAGCTGGGTTTGTGGGGTGAGCGGCTGGGTATCCCGGTGATCCAGGGCCCCGAAGGCTCCGACCCCGCAGCCCTGGCGTTTGATGCAGCCTCGGCCCGCAAGGCCCGGGGCCTTGACCTGCTGCTGGTAGACACCGCAGGCCGCCTGCACACCAAGCACAACCTGATGGAGGAGCTGGCCAAGGTCAAGCGCTCCATTGCCAAGGCCGACCCCGGCGAGCCCGCCGAGGTCTGGCTGGTACTGGATGCCGTCACCGGGCAGAACGGCCTTGAGCAAGCCAAAAAATTCAACGAAACCGCTGGCCTGACCGGGGTCATCGTGACCAAACTCGACGGCACCGCCAAGGGGGGCGTCCTGGTGCCCATTGTGCGGGAGTTGGGCGTGCCTATCAAGTTTATCGGCGTGGGCGAGAAGGCCGACGACTTGCAGCCGTTCGACGCGGGCGAGTTTGTTGAAGCGTTGCTGGGTTGATTGCACCCCGTGGCACTCCTCAACCTTCACGAGCTATACCGCCCTCTGGCCTCAAGTGGGCATTCCGGCGAGGTGGCGGGTATTCCCTACCTGCTTCAGCCTCACTTCCCCCTGCTGCTGGCGAACACCGCTTTTGGCTATTCTGAGGCTGCCCAAAAGGAGCTCGAGGTGCGTTTCCGCGCTGTCGGGGCGCCGCCTGCCTTCACCGTGACGGAAGACCTGGATGCCTCGGCGCTTTTGGCCCTGGGCTATCGGCCCTCGGCCAATTTCGAGCTCTGCCAGTCCGAACCTAGCCCCCGCGCCTACTGGACGGAGCAGGTGCCCTGGTCGGAAGCCTGGAGTATCGCGCGCATCCTCACCGAGGCTTACGGTGTCCCCGAGTGGCGGTTTCCCTTCTCGCATGCGGTGGGCAAGCTGCTCCAGAACCCCCACAGCCAGGCCTATGTGGCCTACCTGTATGGCGAGGCCGTGGGCGCCATCCTTACCCACCAGGAAGTGGGGCTTCTAGCCGGGGTCGTGCCCGGGCGGCTGGGCCACGGGGTCGGCGCTGCTTTGATAGGGCGCATCCACCCCAGGCCTTTCATACGTCTGGCCGGAACCGAGGCCGAATTCCCGGGTCAAGTGCAAAACCGCCTGGTGCGCTACGCCTTAGAATAAGCAGGTGCAGACTTCATCTACCTCCACTTTTGACCGCAACGCGCTTCTCTTGGCTTTTGCCTGGTTCGTTGCGCTGGTAGCAATGCTTGGTAGCCTCTACTACTCGGAGGTGCGCAACTTTATTCCTTGCACCCTGTGCTGGTACCAGCGCATCGCCATGTATCCGCTGGTGTTCCTGCTGGGTATTGCAACCTGGCGGAACGACGCTGGCATCAGGCCCTATGCCCTTACCCTATCGCTATTGGGGTTGTTCTGGAGCAGCTATCACCTCCTGGAGCTATGGGTTCCGGGGGTAGCGCCCAATGTTTGCAAGGGCCCGATTCCCTGCAACGTCGAGTACATACCCAGCTTTCCCATTCCGCTTCAGGCGGGGATTGCTTTTTTGCTCATCTCGATAGCGCTATTTTGGGTGCGTCCGGCCCGGCAGTAGGGGGTAGGGTCAGGCCCATTTGCGTATCCAGCGCGGTAGCCACAGGGTGCAGAATAAAGCAGCCAAAAACGGCAGGGTTAGGGTAAGGGCCAGGGTGGGGTCGGCCAGCCCAAAGAGGGCGCCCAGGCCCATGAGCAGTAGGGCCACAAAGGCGAACGCCCGGTGACCTGCAAGCTGAAGGCGCTGGAAAAGCCGGACAAGACCTGAAGGGCCCTGAGCGCTTGCGGAAGCGCTGGGGGTCATGGCTTTGGTCAGGCCCAGCATGCCATACCACGCAAGCAATAGCATGACCGAGATTACCAGCAAGGCATCGCGCCAAGTGCCTACCGACTGCACCGACAATACATACACGGCCTGTATTGCCAGGGTAAGCCCCACATGAATGGCGCTTTGCAAGCGGTTCTGGGCTTTGCTCAGGCTTACCTCCGCCGAGACCAGGAGCGCCATGGCCCAGGCCCCCACCGCAAATAGCAGGGCCAGGAGCAGGTCAATACCCATCCCGCACCACGTTTTGCAGGGGTTCCCCCCGCACATACCGCGCCACCTGCGCGTGCACCAGCCGGAAGCCCCGCTCGAATAGCTTGGGAGTCGAGCCGGCTATGTGGGGGGTCAGAAACACCTCCGGCAGCGACCACAGCGGATGTCCCTCGGGCAGAGGCTCGGGATCGGTGACATCGGTAACCAGGCGCACCTGCTTGGCCCGCAGGGCCTCTACCAGGGCCTCCTGGTCTACGGTCTTGCCGCGCCCCGCGTTCACAAACAGCGCCCCCGGTTTCATCTGGGCAAAGTGGGGGGCTCCAATCAGTTTGTCGGTGGCGGGAGTATGGGGCAGCAGGTTGATGACCACGTCAGCTTTAGGAAGCAGCTCGAGCAGGTCGGCCCAGGCATGCACCCCTTCGCGGGCGGTGCGGGCCACGCGAATGAACTCCACTTCAAAAGGCGCCAGGCGTTTTTCGGTGGCCCGGGCAATGGAGCCATACCCCAAAAACAGCACCACGGAGCCCTCGAGGTCGTCTACCCAGCGGTAGGCCCAGCGCTGCTCCCGCTGGGCATCGCGGAACTCGGGGAAGCGCTTGACGGCGCTCAGGATGGCCCCCACAATCCACTCCGAGACCGGAATGTCGTGTACTCCGGCGGCGTCACACAGAATCAGGCCGGGGGGCAGGCGGGGCAGAATCCAGTCCACCCCGGCGGTGAGGGTCTGCACCACCTTCAGGCGCTTGAGGTTGGGCAGCTCGGCAAAAAAGCGCCGGGCCCCACCATAGGGAGCCACGGCAAACTCGGCCTGCAGGGCTTGCTCCGACATAGGCCCTTCCTTGGGCAGAAAGGCCACTTCGACCCCTTCGGGGAACCCCTGCAACAGTCGGGGTTCTATCGTCTCGGGCACCAACAAAATCATCAGGGTTACTATATCGCGGCTGGCCGGAGTTTTTGTCCTCAGGGGCGACGGCAAAGTTTGCAAGGGCTCAAGCGGGCTTTGGCCAAAAGCTTGTTTGGTTGCTCGAGGCCGTCCACTCCTGCCCTGTACAATCGCTCTAGCCGTGAGCGATGCGCCCGATATTCAAACCCGCAAGCGCAAGCACCTCGAGGTCTGCCTGGAGGGGCCGGTGGAGTACACCCGGCTCACCACCGGGCTCGAGCGCTACCGACTGCGCTATCGGGCCCTGCCCGAGATGGCCTTGCAGGACGTGGACTTATCCACACAATTCCTGGGCAAACCCCTCCAGGCCCCCTTCTTGATTGGGGCCATGACCGGCGGCGAGGCCCACGGCGCACGCATCAACCGGGCGCTGGCCCAGGCCGCCGAACATCTGGGGGTGGGCCTGATGCTGGGCAGCCAGCGGGTCATGCTCGAGCGCCCCCAGGCCAGGGCCAGTTTTGAGGTGCGCGAGGTGGCGCCCAGCACGCTGCTGATCGGCAATCTGGGGCTAGTACAGCTCAACAAGGGTTATGGCCTGTCGCAGCTTCGGCAGGCGGTGGAGCTGATTCAGGCCGATGCCTTAGCCCTGCACATCAACCCCCTGCAAGAAGCCCTTCAGGTGGGGGGCGATACCGATTTTGCCGGGCTGCTGGACAAGCTGGCGGGCCTCCTGCCTCAGTTCCCCTATCCGGTCGTTCTCAAGGAAGTGGGACATGGTATAGGGCGCGAGGTGGCCGAGCAACTGGCCCCCCTACCCTTTGCCGCGCTGGATGTGGCCGGCGCCGGCGGTACGAGCTGGGCCCGGGTCGAAGAACTCGTGCACCATGGGCGCATCCTGCACCCCGAGCTGGTGGAGCTGGGCATCCCCACCGCAGAGGCCCTATTGGAATGCCGTCGTATTCTGCCCCATCGGCCACTGATCGCTTCGGGGGGCATTCGTAGCGGCACCGATGCCGCCAAGGCCCTGGCCCTGGGGGCGCAGATGGTGGCGGTGGCCCGCCCGCTGCTGGAACCGGCCCTAAAGGGCCCGGAGGCGGTGGTGGAGTGGCTCCTGAACTTCCTGCACGAACTGCGGGTGGCTCTGTTTGCTATCGGCGCCCGCACTCCCGCCGAGGCTTTTGGGCGCATCGAAAAAGTCTGACCGGAAAAGGAAGAGAGCCCCAGTTTTTCGGGGCCCTCTGGCTGGTTGCGGGGATAGGATTTGAACCTATGACCTTCGGGTTATGAGCCCGACGAGCTACCAGACTGCTCCACCCCGCGACGGCGCTGCATGTGACAGCTTTTACATATTAGCCTTCAAGGCCTGTTTGGTCAAGATACCCGGCAGAGTGCAAGAATAAAAACCAGTCCGACGGAACAAGGACACCCTCATCGCGCCTCCCACAAACACTGCCCTCGTGGCAGCCGGTGTTTTACTTCCACCCGCATACACCGCTGGAGATATGCGTGGGAACCGCTCTTAGAAGTCGTGTGCGGAGAAGGCTTGGCCTAAAGAGCTCGGCTAGTGCATTTGCCGCTTGTGCATTTTCTTCACGTGCTACAATGGGCGGCAAGATGACGATTAACCTGAAGGAGACGCTATGAAACAACTTTTATATGCGGCGCTTCTGATTTTTTCGCTGGGTTGGGCGCAGCAAAGTCAGCCCGCCCCTGCTCTTCAGCAGACGCTGCAACAGGCCCAGGCGGCCCTCGAGGCTGGGCGCCTCAACGAAGCCGTGCAGGGCTTTGAAGCGGTCATCGCGCGAGACTTCTCCAACTACAGCGCGCATTTTGGCCTGGGTCTGGCCCTGTACCGCCTGGGCGACCTGCGGGGAGCAGCCTTCGAGTTCACCCAACTCACTGCCCTCGACCCCAATCGTTTTGAAGGGTGGTTCAACCTGGGGGTCGTGCGTGACCGCCAGGGCCAGGCCGCCGAGGCTGCTCAGGCCTTTGCTAAAGCGGTCGAGGTGGGTGAGAAAGCCAACCTGAGTGCCGCCGACCTTAAGCCGGCTTATATAGGCCAGGTCAAAGCTCTGCGCACCCAAGGGCAGTACGAAGCTGCTACTACTGCTGCCCGCAAGGGCCTGGAAAAAGTCCCCGGCGACGCCGAGCTGACCTCGCTGCTGGCCGATAGTCTGGTCAGGGCCAATAAGCCTCTGGAAGCTTTGCCGGTGCTTTACCAGATTTTGGGCGGCGACCCCGCCAACGTGCAGGCCATCTCCCAAATCGCCGATATCTACATTGCCCAGGGACTGCCTCAGCGGGCGTTGCGCGAGATTGACCGGGGGTTGGAAGCTGCCAAAGACAATACCGCACGGGCCCAACTGCTGCTCAAAAAGTCCACCCTGCAGCAGGGGCGCGAACAACAGGCTTCGCTGCAAGAAGCCATCCGACTCGAGCCCAAGTTGTGGGCTGCTCACTACAACCTGGGGGTAGCGCGCCTACGTGATGGCAATGCCCGGGGGGCTTTGGAGTCTTTCCAGAATGCCTATGCCCAGAACCCCGACGAGCCCAAGGTGTTGCTGGGGCTGGCCACGGCCTACGACCGCTTGGGCCAGGCCGCCGAGGCGAGCCGGTTCGCTGCAATGGCCGCCAAGGCCAGCCAGGGTGCCGACAAGCTGGAAGCTTTGTTCCTCCAGGGGAAATCCGCGTATGCCCAACGCCGCTATACCGAAGCAGTCGAAGCGCTCTCGCAGGTAATACGGGAAAAACCCGATCAGGCCGAGGCCTGGTTCTTCCTGGGGGTCTCACAGTTCAACCTCAAAGACTTTGCTGCTGCAGCAGAATCACTGGAAAAGGCCCAGGCTTTGGCACCTAGCGCCTCGACTGCGGCCAACCTGGGCGCGGCCTTGTACTCTGCGGGTAAATACTCCGATGCAGAGCGGGTGCTTTCGCAAGCGGTAGCCCTGGATGGTCGGAACCCGGTGGCGTGGTACAACCTAGGTTTGGCGCTTCGCTCCTTGGGCCGGGTATCCGAGGCCCGGCGGGCCTGGCAGCGCTCCGCCGACTTGGGCTATGCCCCTGCCCGCGAATTATTGCGGTAGATTGGTGGCATGGGTTGGCTTAGAACAAACTGGCTCGATGCGCTGATCTTTCTACTGGTAGCGGCCATCATGGCGGGCGTGGTGCTTTTTCTGACCGGGGTGAACCCATTTGGCGGCCCGCAGGGGGGGCAAACAACCCCGGCGGTTCAGCCTTTGCCGCAGCCCCTGCCTCCCCCATCCTCGCCTGCGCAGTCCCAGCCCCAAACCACCCCGCCTCGCTCGCAAACCCCGCCTGCCGCGCGGCCCCAGCCCAAGCCGGAACCTGAGCCCGTGGTTACGGTGCTGCCTGT
This genomic stretch from Meiothermus sp. harbors:
- a CDS encoding nucleoside phosphorylase; translated protein: MADLYHIGFGPEDLGDAPPTLAILSGDPHRAALIAQTKLSRVKTLSENRGLNSYLGFLPNGRPILSATSGMGAPSLSIVVNELVQVGIRTIIRVGTSGSIQEGVRPGSVVISKAALCRQGAANDIAPPEYPASADPFLTVALVEAAKRLGIDYALGVTASVDTFYEGQERTGSANPHLLRSLQGITEEYRHLNILNYEMEAGTLFKMGNVYGFAAACICGIIAQRTRAEQVILEAKDQAVQRAIDVTMVVAEEFA
- a CDS encoding class I SAM-dependent rRNA methyltransferase — encoded protein: MERVVARAGKDKKVRNFYPGLFADELEAVPDKPGVVQVFSSQNDLLGVGYYDPRSRVALRVYRFEQGPLDKKFFLHRFARAKEKRAKLGDFHRLVHAEADGLPGLVVDRFGGVLVVQVRNRAMEALREFWMPALIEVAEPRGLYERSDMDSRRQEGLPEQVGVLYGEVPPMLEVHEDGLVFQIPLALAQKTGYYLDQRENRRLLEQMIRPNERVLDVYSYVGAFALRAARQGAYALAVDKDLEALGVLDRTASKLGLRVDIRQGDALEVLESLARSKTPPFQHVLLDPPTLVKKPDELPRVKRLLVDLLRPALRLLDVEGWLWLSSCAYYLGVEELLEVTRRAAADEGRRLRVHAIHYNPPDHPWSLHVPESLYLKTVIFQDDPL
- the apaG gene encoding Co2+/Mg2+ efflux protein ApaG, translated to MKQDLPIRHDILVQVEVVYAEQHSRPGQHVFVYFITLENRGHETVQLLRREWFIYDGNGEVRHVQGEGVVGEQPILEPGQSYQYNSFCPIASPPGSMQGYYTFQNTLGRLFHVQIPTFALRLPEANPRTLN
- a CDS encoding L-threonylcarbamoyladenylate synthase, which codes for MVVPPTPENLERAAQIIRSGGLVAFPTETVYGLGANALDATAVAKIFAAKQRPSFDPLIVHVSDRQMLQQVVREVPEVAEKLMSRFWPGPLTLVLPKSEQVPGIVTAGLPTVAVRMPAHPVAQALIRRALVPVAAPSANPFGYLSPTRAEHVERMLGERVDLILDGGSTEFGVESTIVLLAEKPVLLRYGAVTLEELETVLGSLELQVGPSENPLVPGQLPQHYAPRTPIRIAPPEAIPPGLRKRAGYLAFQQVPKGFKVVKVLSPTGNLLEAAAHLFEALHQLDRLGLEVIYAEPVPEEGLGRAIMDRLRRAASADAPRVLDHLTTPAEQ
- the ftsY gene encoding signal recognition particle-docking protein FtsY, whose amino-acid sequence is MSWLQRLKEGLSKTRDNLTKAIPWSQNPEEVLEELEFALIAADVGVEATQEILEEVRQSGKKDLREALKQALTVQLEPDRFRAKIRKAGFNPSAKKSTVEPQGKVILMVGVNGVGKTTTIAKLGQYYQSKGKRVMFCAGDTFRAAGGAQLGLWGERLGIPVIQGPEGSDPAALAFDAASARKARGLDLLLVDTAGRLHTKHNLMEELAKVKRSIAKADPGEPAEVWLVLDAVTGQNGLEQAKKFNETAGLTGVIVTKLDGTAKGGVLVPIVRELGVPIKFIGVGEKADDLQPFDAGEFVEALLG
- a CDS encoding disulfide bond formation protein B, whose translation is MQTSSTSTFDRNALLLAFAWFVALVAMLGSLYYSEVRNFIPCTLCWYQRIAMYPLVFLLGIATWRNDAGIRPYALTLSLLGLFWSSYHLLELWVPGVAPNVCKGPIPCNVEYIPSFPIPLQAGIAFLLISIALFWVRPARQ
- a CDS encoding 2-hydroxyacid dehydrogenase → MILLVPETIEPRLLQGFPEGVEVAFLPKEGPMSEQALQAEFAVAPYGGARRFFAELPNLKRLKVVQTLTAGVDWILPRLPPGLILCDAAGVHDIPVSEWIVGAILSAVKRFPEFRDAQREQRWAYRWVDDLEGSVVLFLGYGSIARATEKRLAPFEVEFIRVARTAREGVHAWADLLELLPKADVVINLLPHTPATDKLIGAPHFAQMKPGALFVNAGRGKTVDQEALVEALRAKQVRLVTDVTDPEPLPEGHPLWSLPEVFLTPHIAGSTPKLFERGFRLVHAQVARYVRGEPLQNVVRDGY
- the fni gene encoding type 2 isopentenyl-diphosphate Delta-isomerase, which gives rise to MSDAPDIQTRKRKHLEVCLEGPVEYTRLTTGLERYRLRYRALPEMALQDVDLSTQFLGKPLQAPFLIGAMTGGEAHGARINRALAQAAEHLGVGLMLGSQRVMLERPQARASFEVREVAPSTLLIGNLGLVQLNKGYGLSQLRQAVELIQADALALHINPLQEALQVGGDTDFAGLLDKLAGLLPQFPYPVVLKEVGHGIGREVAEQLAPLPFAALDVAGAGGTSWARVEELVHHGRILHPELVELGIPTAEALLECRRILPHRPLIASGGIRSGTDAAKALALGAQMVAVARPLLEPALKGPEAVVEWLLNFLHELRVALFAIGARTPAEAFGRIEKV
- a CDS encoding tetratricopeptide repeat protein, with the translated sequence MKQLLYAALLIFSLGWAQQSQPAPALQQTLQQAQAALEAGRLNEAVQGFEAVIARDFSNYSAHFGLGLALYRLGDLRGAAFEFTQLTALDPNRFEGWFNLGVVRDRQGQAAEAAQAFAKAVEVGEKANLSAADLKPAYIGQVKALRTQGQYEAATTAARKGLEKVPGDAELTSLLADSLVRANKPLEALPVLYQILGGDPANVQAISQIADIYIAQGLPQRALREIDRGLEAAKDNTARAQLLLKKSTLQQGREQQASLQEAIRLEPKLWAAHYNLGVARLRDGNARGALESFQNAYAQNPDEPKVLLGLATAYDRLGQAAEASRFAAMAAKASQGADKLEALFLQGKSAYAQRRYTEAVEALSQVIREKPDQAEAWFFLGVSQFNLKDFAAAAESLEKAQALAPSASTAANLGAALYSAGKYSDAERVLSQAVALDGRNPVAWYNLGLALRSLGRVSEARRAWQRSADLGYAPARELLR